A single region of the Gossypium arboreum isolate Shixiya-1 chromosome 12, ASM2569848v2, whole genome shotgun sequence genome encodes:
- the LOC108479512 gene encoding probable apyrase 6 isoform X1, with protein sequence MRRLNARHRVDSELKTTTNQPKMDPIKFQTRPNSRSTSLFSRNPRQTKPTPSLFAISVSVSLALLIFSYIFIFSSPVSTKYGIIIDGGSTGTRIHVFRYLVDGSKNLVFDFKEGSDSLKVNPGLSAYVEYPEAVSDSLGKLLEFGRKKVPRKQLAETEIRLMATAGLRLLDVELQERILEECRKVLRVSGFKFHDEWASVITGSDEGVYAWVVANYALGTLGGNPLDTTGIIELGGASAQVTFFSSEPMPSKFSRSIKFGNFTYGLYSHSFLHFGQDVAHESLRESLIKGDFSPASDSLNKVMYMDPCTPKGYLFPSSNLSLGYMAEKSKYSSELQATGNFSECRSAALMLLQNGKEKCSNYRCYLGSVFMPKLQGKFLATENFFHTSKFFRLHQRASLSDVMMAGQHFCGEDWSKLKKKHQSLGEEELLRYCFSSAYIVALLHDSLGIALDDERISFANRVENIPLDWALGAFILQNTAKLDAPQIDWITTIVMNDSPTLFSIIAVSAILMFIAWFILKWRKPELKTVYDLEKGRYIVTRIGRK encoded by the exons ATGCGACGATTGAATGCTCGACATCGGGTCGATTCCGAACTCAAGACCACCACCAACCAACCTAAAATGGATCCAATTAAGTTCCAAACCCGACCCAATTCCCGATCCACCTCTCTTTTTTCCCGAAACCCTCGTCAAACCAAGCCTACCCCTTCTCTCTTTGCAATCTCAGTATCCGTATCTCTCGCTTTATTGATTTTTAGTTACATTTTCATTTTCTCCTCACCAGTGTCCACGAAGTACGGAATCATAATCGATGGTGGAAGCACCGGAACGAGGATCCATGTGTTTCGGTACTTAGTTGATGGAAGCAAAAACCTGGTTTTCGATTTTAAAGAAGGGTCAGATAGCTTGAAGGTTAATCCGGGGTTGTCGGCTTACGTGGAGTATCCGGAAGCTGTTTCGGATTCTTTGGGAAAGCTTCTGGAGTTTGGGAGGAAGAAAGTTCCAAGAAAACAGTTGGCAGAGACGGAAATTAGGTTAATGGCGACGGCTGGGCTGAGGTTGTTGGATGTTGAGTTGCAGGAGCGGATTTTGGAGGAGTGCAGGAAGGTGCTTAGAGTGTCTGGGTTTAAATTTCACGACGAGTGGGCGTCAGTTATTACAG GCTCTGATGAGGGGGTCTATGCTTGGGTTGTTGCAAACTATGCACTTGGTACTCTTGGAGGTAATCCTCTGGATACGACTGGAATTATTGAACTTGGTGGGGCATCTGCTCAG GTAACCTTTTTCTCAAGTGAGCCTATGCCTTCTAAGTTCTCACGCTCCATCAAGTTTGGGAATTTCACTTACGGTCTCTATAGTCACAGCTTTCTTCATTTTGGTCAG GATGTTGCACATGAATCATTGAGGGAATCGTTAATTAAAGGAGATTTCAGTCCTG CTTCTGACTCTCTTAATAAGGTGATGTACATGGATCCTTGTACACCTAAAGGTTACTTGTTTCCATCATCAAATCTTTCACTGGGTTATATGGCTGAAAAAAGTAAATATAGTTCCGAACTTCAAGCTACTGGTAACTTCTCAGAGTGCAGATCTGCTGCACTAATGTTATTACAAAACGGAAAAG AAAAATGTTCCAACTACCGCTGTTATTTGGGGTCTGTTTTCATGCCCAAGCTTCAAGGAAAATTTTTGGCTACAGAAAATTTCTTCCATACCTCAAAG TTCTTTAGGTTGCATCAAAGGGCCTCTCTTTCTGATGTCATGATGGCGGGGCAACATTTCTGTGGAGAAGATTGGTCAAAATTGAAGAAGAAGCACCAATCACTTGGTGAGGAAGAATTGTTGCGCTATTGTTTTTCTTCAGCATATATTGTGGCCTTACTTCATGATAGCCTTGGAATTGCTTTGGATGATGAAAG GATCAGCTTTGCTAATCGGGTAGAAAATATACCACTAGATTGGGCCTTGGGAGCTTTCATATTACAAAACACGGCCAAGTTGGATGCGCCGCAAATTGATTGGATAACTACCATTGTCATGAATGATTCACCCACGCTATTCTCCATCATTGCCGTTTCTGCAATATTGATGTTCATAGCTTGGTTTATATTGAAATGGAGGAAACCTGAGTTGAAGACAGTGTATGATTTAGAGAAAGGACGATATATAGTGACTCGTATTGGCAGAAAATGA
- the LOC108479512 gene encoding probable apyrase 6 isoform X2 — protein sequence MRRLNARHRVDSELKTTTNQPKMDPIKFQTRPNSRSTSLFSRNPRQTKPTPSLFAISVSVSLALLIFSYIFIFSSPVSTKYGIIIDGGSTGTRIHVFRYLVDGSKNLVFDFKEGSDSLKVNPGLSAYVEYPEAVSDSLGKLLEFGRKKVPRKQLAETEIRLMATAGLRLLDVELQERILEECRKVLRVSGFKFHDEWASVITGSDEGVYAWVVANYALGTLGGNPLDTTGIIELGGASAQVTFFSSEPMPSKFSRSIKFGNFTYGLYSHSFLHFGQDVAHESLRESLIKGDFSPASDSLNKVMYMDPCTPKGYLFPSSNLSLGYMAEKSKYSSELQATGNFSECRSAALMLLQNGKEKCSNYRCYLGSVFMPKLQGKFLATENFFHTSKFFRLHQRASLSDVMMAGQHFCGEDWSKLKKKHQSLGEEELLRYCFSSAYIVALLHDSLGIALDDESL from the exons ATGCGACGATTGAATGCTCGACATCGGGTCGATTCCGAACTCAAGACCACCACCAACCAACCTAAAATGGATCCAATTAAGTTCCAAACCCGACCCAATTCCCGATCCACCTCTCTTTTTTCCCGAAACCCTCGTCAAACCAAGCCTACCCCTTCTCTCTTTGCAATCTCAGTATCCGTATCTCTCGCTTTATTGATTTTTAGTTACATTTTCATTTTCTCCTCACCAGTGTCCACGAAGTACGGAATCATAATCGATGGTGGAAGCACCGGAACGAGGATCCATGTGTTTCGGTACTTAGTTGATGGAAGCAAAAACCTGGTTTTCGATTTTAAAGAAGGGTCAGATAGCTTGAAGGTTAATCCGGGGTTGTCGGCTTACGTGGAGTATCCGGAAGCTGTTTCGGATTCTTTGGGAAAGCTTCTGGAGTTTGGGAGGAAGAAAGTTCCAAGAAAACAGTTGGCAGAGACGGAAATTAGGTTAATGGCGACGGCTGGGCTGAGGTTGTTGGATGTTGAGTTGCAGGAGCGGATTTTGGAGGAGTGCAGGAAGGTGCTTAGAGTGTCTGGGTTTAAATTTCACGACGAGTGGGCGTCAGTTATTACAG GCTCTGATGAGGGGGTCTATGCTTGGGTTGTTGCAAACTATGCACTTGGTACTCTTGGAGGTAATCCTCTGGATACGACTGGAATTATTGAACTTGGTGGGGCATCTGCTCAG GTAACCTTTTTCTCAAGTGAGCCTATGCCTTCTAAGTTCTCACGCTCCATCAAGTTTGGGAATTTCACTTACGGTCTCTATAGTCACAGCTTTCTTCATTTTGGTCAG GATGTTGCACATGAATCATTGAGGGAATCGTTAATTAAAGGAGATTTCAGTCCTG CTTCTGACTCTCTTAATAAGGTGATGTACATGGATCCTTGTACACCTAAAGGTTACTTGTTTCCATCATCAAATCTTTCACTGGGTTATATGGCTGAAAAAAGTAAATATAGTTCCGAACTTCAAGCTACTGGTAACTTCTCAGAGTGCAGATCTGCTGCACTAATGTTATTACAAAACGGAAAAG AAAAATGTTCCAACTACCGCTGTTATTTGGGGTCTGTTTTCATGCCCAAGCTTCAAGGAAAATTTTTGGCTACAGAAAATTTCTTCCATACCTCAAAG TTCTTTAGGTTGCATCAAAGGGCCTCTCTTTCTGATGTCATGATGGCGGGGCAACATTTCTGTGGAGAAGATTGGTCAAAATTGAAGAAGAAGCACCAATCACTTGGTGAGGAAGAATTGTTGCGCTATTGTTTTTCTTCAGCATATATTGTGGCCTTACTTCATGATAGCCTTGGAATTGCTTTGGATGATGAAAG CCTTTAA
- the LOC108479513 gene encoding uncharacterized protein LOC108479513 — MSDHLVLGVDRLMKPEESDAGPSTEVPGSSCLLESKEKGVVNGEEEEEPLIQSAECRICQDEDSIKNLETPCACSGSLKYAHRKCVQHWCNEKGNIKCEICHQPYEPGYTALPRTQTEETSIDIGGVWTISGTPLDLRDPRLLAIAEAERQFLETEYDECAASNASGAAFCRSAALILMGLLLLRHALNVPDPDSDEDLSTFFSLFFIRAAVFLLPCYIMAWAMSILQQRRQRQEVAAAATQVAFVLQSGQHRGMHFTIASGTTMSPQQSFGALLISVSMNRYG, encoded by the exons ATGAGTGATCACCTGGTTTTGGGTGTCGACCGTCTGATGAAGCCGGAGGAGTCGGATGCTGGTCCCTCAACGGAGGTTCCGGGGTCGTCGTGCTTGTTGGAGTCTAAGGAGAAGGGGGTTGTCaacggagaggaggaggaggagccGCTGATTCAGTCGGCGGAGTGCCGCATTTGCCAGGATGAAGATTCCATTAAGAATCTTGAGACTCCATGTGCCTGCAGTGGCAGCCTCAag TATGCACATAGAAAATGCGTGCAGCATTGGTGCAACGAGAAAGGCAATATAAAGTGCGAGATATGTCATCAG CCTTATGAACCAGGTTACACTGCTCTACCTCGCACCCAAACTGAAGAAACCTCTATCGATATTGG TGGAGTCTGGACAATCTCTGGCACCCCACTGGACTTGCGTGATCCGCGCCTCTTAGCCATTGCAGAGGCAGAACGGCAGTTTTTGGAAACCGAATATGATGAATGTGCTGCATCAAATGCCAGTGGAGCTGCTTTTTGCCGTTCAGCTGCACTAATT TTAATGGGACTTCTGCTATTGCGCCATGCATTGAATGTTCCCGATCCCGACTCAGATGAAGATTTGTCTACTTTCTTCTCC CTTTTCTTTATTCGTGCTGCTGTATTTCTCTTGCCATGCTACATTATGGCCTGGGCCATGAGTATATTACAGCAACGAAGGCAAAGACAG GAAGTGGCAGCGGCTGCAACACAGGTTGCTTTTGTGCTACAATCCGGGCAACATAGGGGTATGCATTTTACCATTGCATCAGGAACTACAATGAGTCCCCAGCAG AGCTTTGGAGCTCTACTGATTTCTGTTTCAATGAATCGCTATGGGTGA
- the LOC108479567 gene encoding 60S ribosomal protein L34-like yields MVQRLTYRTRHSYATKSNQHRVVKTPGGKLVYQTTKKRASGPKCPVTGKRIQGIPHLRPAEYKRSRLPRNRRSVNRAYGGVLSGSAVRERIIRAFLVEEQKIVKKVLKIQKTKEKQSSK; encoded by the exons ATGGTTCAGCGGCTCACTTACCGCACGCGTCACAGCTACGCCACCAAGTCCAACCAACACCGCGTCGTCAAAACCCCAG GAGGGAAGCTGGTTTATCAAACGACAAAGAAGAGAGCTAGTGGACCTAAATGTCCTGTTACCGGCAAGAGAATTCAAGGA ATTCCTCATTTGAGGCCTGCTGAGTATAAGAGGTCTAGATTGCCTAGAAACCGTAGGTCCGTGAACCGTGCTTATGGTGGAGTTCTATCTGGAAGTGCTGTTCGAGAAAG GATCATAAGGGCCTTCTTGGTGGAAGAGCAAAAGATCGTGAAGAAGGTACTGAAGATTCAGAAGACAAAGGAAAAGCAATCATCCAAGTGA
- the LOC108479565 gene encoding sphinganine C4-monooxygenase 1: MGFAISDELLGTVVPIVVYWIYSGIYVCLGSFENYRLHSKADEDEKNLVSKQTVVKGVLLQQSVQAVVAILLFTLSGSDAGASAQQSSSFITLVRQFVTAMVVLDTWQYFLHRYMHENKFLYRHVHSLHHRLVVPYAFGALYNHPVEGLLGDTVGGALSFLLSGMSPRTSIFFFSFATIKTVDDHCGLMLPGNPFHIFFRNNSAYHDIHHQLYGTKYNFSQPFFVMWDRILGTYMPYSLEKRAEGGFEARPTKEFKDD, translated from the exons ATGGGTTTTGCTATATCCGATGAGCTGTTGGGGACTGTTGTTCCGATTGTTGTTTACTGGATTTATTCAGGAATATATGTGTGTTTAGGGTCTTTTGAAAATTATAGATTGCATTCGAAAGCGGATGAGGATGAGAAGAATTTGGTCTCCAAACAAACTGTCGTTAAAGGCGTTCTTTTGCAACAATCTGTTCAGGCTGTTGTCGCCATCCTTTTGTTCACG TTGTCAGGGAGCGATGCTGGGGCATCTGCACAACAGTCATCTTCCTTTATTACTCTAGTTAGACAATTTGTCACAGCAATGGTGGTTCTGGATACGTGGCAGTATTTTCTGCATAGATACATGCACGAGAACAAGTTCTTATATCGGCACGTGCACTCTCTGCATCATCGGCTTGTTGTTCCTTATGCATTTGGAGCTTTGTACAATCATCCAGTGGAGGGGCTTCTTGGTGACACAGTAGGCGGTGCCTTATCATTTCTCCTCTCTGGCATGTCTCCACGAACTTCtatctttttcttctcttttgccACCATCAAAACAGTCGATGACCATTGCGGATTGATGCTTCCTGGAAACccctttcatattttctttagaAACAATTCTGCATATCATGATATTCACCATCAGCTTTATGGGACCAAATACAATTTCTCGCAACCGTTCTTCGTCATGTGGGATAGAATTCTGGGAACGTACATGCCTTATTCACTCGAGAAGAGAGCAGAAGGGGGCTTCGAAGCACGGCCAACGAAAGAGTTCAAAGACGATTAA